Genomic segment of Campylobacter ureolyticus ACS-301-V-Sch3b:
AATTTTTAATAAATTGATTTTTTGCATCTATTTTTTACTTTTTATTACTGTTCTTTTGTTTTTAAAATTTAGTCGTAAAAAAGATGAAAATATAAAAGAAATTATACTTAAAAATATATTTGAAAACTCTTTTGAAGCTATATTTTTAACTGATAAAAATGGTTTTATAAAAAAAGTAAATGATGTTTTTTTAAAAGCTACTGGCTATCAAAAAGATCAAATTTTAGGAAGTAAGTATATTCTTTTTAACGAAACCAGATCTTCAAAAAATGCAGAAAAAGAGATGAATAGCAATCTTTTAAAAAAAGGTTTTTGGAGTGGAGAGATTGATATTATAAATAAATATAGAGAAAAAGTTCCAACTATTTTAAAAGTTAAGTTCTTGAAAAATCAAAATTTATATCTTGGTATGTTTTTTGAAACATCAGCTTTTAAAGAAAAGCAAGATCACTTAGAACAAATGGCGTTATATGACCAACTTACAAATTTGCCAAATAAATTTTATTTCGAGAGACTTTTGGTAAAGGCTATAAAAGATACACAAAAAGCTTATAAAAAAAGTCTTGCTGTGTTGTTTATAGATTTTGATGGATTTAAAAACATAAACGATACTTATGGGCATAAAGTTGGTGATATATTTTTGCAAAAAGCAGCTGATGAGATGAAAACAGCGATAAAAGATGGAGATGTTTTGGCAAGATTTGGCGGTGATGAGTTTGGTGTGATAGTTAAAAATTTAAAAGATGAAAAAGAGATAATTTTTGATATAAAAAGACTTTTAAGACAGACAAGTTTAAAATTTAAAATAGGCGATCACGATATAAAATCAAGTATTAGCATTGGAGTTTCATTTTATCCACAAGATGGAGAAATCGGTTTTGTTGAGCTTATCAGACAAGCTGATAGTGCGATGTATGTTGCAAAAAAGGACAAATTTTTAAAATATCACATATATAGCTCTAATTCAGCTGTATAATTTAAATTTAAATAAGGAAATTTTAG
This window contains:
- a CDS encoding diguanylate cyclase domain-containing protein; amino-acid sequence: MNKQQVTISSLLFLIFILATFLALNFAKDRLKLEAALLENDENFKKQSNLEYIIFDNEYKIIEQFSPNLGNLNEIYKNIKFEKINFKQNKKTKKFEFFYITKNNNLIIVIYKSFFEIFNKLIFCIYFLLFITVLLFLKFSRKKDENIKEIILKNIFENSFEAIFLTDKNGFIKKVNDVFLKATGYQKDQILGSKYILFNETRSSKNAEKEMNSNLLKKGFWSGEIDIINKYREKVPTILKVKFLKNQNLYLGMFFETSAFKEKQDHLEQMALYDQLTNLPNKFYFERLLVKAIKDTQKAYKKSLAVLFIDFDGFKNINDTYGHKVGDIFLQKAADEMKTAIKDGDVLARFGGDEFGVIVKNLKDEKEIIFDIKRLLRQTSLKFKIGDHDIKSSISIGVSFYPQDGEIGFVELIRQADSAMYVAKKDKFLKYHIYSSNSAV